The following DNA comes from Microbacterium wangchenii.
CGCTCGTCCACCAGTCGCACGGGGGTCGGCGAGGCCGCCGCCAGCGCGGCGGCGAAGTCGCGGGCGTCGGTCGTGGACGGGGTGTCGGCGCCGCTCAGGCTCGTCGGGAGGCCGACGAGGAACTCCAGCGCCTCGTACTCGGCAGCCAGCTCCAGCAGTCGCCGGATCGTGGCGTCCGAGCGCGGGACGGTCTCCACGGGCACGGCCAGCAGGGCGTCGGGATCGCTGCGGGCGACCCCGACGCGCGCCTTCCCGACGTCGACGCCGAGCCGGATGCCGCGGCGGATGAGCGTCACTCCCCCGTCGCGGCCAGCTCTGCGGCCACGGCGTCCAGGGCTGCGCCGAGCGCTGCTGCGTCGGTGCCGCCGCCCTGCGCGACGTCGTCGCGCCCGCCGCCACCGCCGCCGAGGGCAGCCGCGGCGACCCTGGCCAGCGCCCCGGCCTTCGCGCCGACGGCGCGCGCGCCCTCGTTCGTGGCGACGACCACCGTCGCGCGCTCGCCCAGCGTGGCGCCGAGGGCGATCACGGCGGGGCCGTCGCCCATCCGGTCACGCACCTGCAGGGCGAGCGAGCGGACGTCGTCGGCGGAGGATGCGGCGCCGATCGACTGCGCGACGACGCGGACGCGTCCCGCCGTCGTGGCGGTGTTCGCCAGCTGCGGCACGCGGTCGGCCAGCGCGCGGGCCTCGAACTGCGCGATGCGCTTCTCCGCCGCCTTCAGGCTCGCCGTCAGCTCCGCGATGCGGGCGGGGAGCTGATCGCGGGGGGTCTTCAGCGACGACGTCAGCTGCGAGACGATGGCGCGCTCGGCGGCGAGGTCGCGGAATGCGTCGAGACCGACGAGGGCCTCCACGCGGCGGTTCGATGCCCCGACGGAGGACTCCCCGACGAGGTTGATGAGCCCCACCTCCGCGCTCGAGGACACGTGGGTCCCCGCGCACAGTTCACGCGACCAGGGGCCGCCGATGTCGACCATGCGGACGGTGTCGCCGTACTTCTCGCCGAACAGCGCCACGGCGCCCAGCTCGCGCGCCTGATCCAGCGGCAGCACGCGCGTGGTGACCTCCAGGTTGTCGCGCACGGCGTTGTTGGCGATCTCCTCGATCTCCGACCGCGTCTCGGGCGACAGTGCCTGTCCCCACGAGAAGTCGAAGCGGAGGTAGCCGGCGCGGTTGAGCGAGCCGGCCTGCGTGGCCGACTTGCCCAGCGTGTCGCGCAGCGCCGCGTGGACGAGGTGCGTGGCGGAGTGCGCCTGTCGGGCGGCACGACGGTTCGCCGCATCCACCACCGTGGTGGCGGGCTCGCCCACGGCGACCTCACCCGTGGTGATCTGCACGGTGTGGCTGATGAGGCCGGGCACCGGCTTCTGCACGTCGAGCACGTCGGCTTCGTAGCCGGGGCCGACGATGACGCCCTTGTCGGCGACCTGACCGCCCGACTCGGCGTACAGTGCCGTCTCGGCGAGGATCACCTCGGCGACCTGCCCGGTGCGGGCGCGGTCGACCGAGACGCCGTCCACGAGCACCCCCAGCACGCGCGACTCGGTCTCCAGGTCGGTGTAGCCGGTGAAGACGGTCTCGCCTTGGGCGCGGAAGTCGCGGTACACGCTCTGGTCGGCGAACGCGCGCTTGCGCGACTTCGCGTCGGCCTTGGCGCGGTTGCGCTGCTCGAGCATGAGTGAGTCGAAGGCCGCGCGATCGACGGAGAGCCCGGCCTCCTCGGCGATCTCCAGGGTGAGATCGATCGGGAAGCCGTACGTGTCGTGCAGCAGGAACGCCTCGGGTCCGGAGAGCGTCGAGCCGCCGGCCTTCTTCGTGTCCTCCACGGCGAGGTCGAGGATCGTCGAGCCGGCCGCGAGGGTGCGGAGGAACGTCTCCTCCTCCGCGATGGCGTACTGGGAGATGCGCTGCCAGTCGGTCTCCACCACCGGATACGCCGACTTCATGGCGTCGCGGGAGGCTGCGAACAGCTCGGGGAACGTGGGCGCGTCCACGCCCAGCAGGCGCATGGCCCGGACGCTGCGGCGCATGAGGCGGCGCAGGATGTACCCGCGGCCGTCGTTGGCCGGCGTCACGCCGTCCGAGAGCAGCATGAGCGAGGAGCGCACGTGGTCGGCGACCACGCGGAAGCGCACGTCGTCCTCGTGGTCGGCGCCGTAGCGCCGGCCGGAGAGCTCCACGGCGCGGTCGAGGACGGGGCGCACCTGATCCGTCTCGTACATGTTGTCGACGCCCTGCTTGATGAAGGCGACGCGCTCCAGGCCCATGCCGGTGTCGATGTTCTTCGCCGGCAGGTCGCCGATGATGTCGAAGTCGACCTTGGAGCGGACGTTCGTGATCGCGTACTGCATGAACACGAGGTTCCAGATCTCCGTGAACCGGTTGTCGTCCACGGCCGGGCCGCCCTCGCGCCCGTACGCGGGGCCCCGGTCGAAGTAGATCTCGGAGCAGGGCCCTGCCGGGCCCGGCTGGCCGGTGGACCAGTAGTTGTCCTCGCGGCCGAGCCGCTGGATGCGCTCGACGGGGAGGCCCGCGATCTTCTGCCACAGCTCGGCGGCCTCGTCGTCGTCCTGGTACACGGTGACCCACAGGTCGCGCTCGGCGAAGCCGAGGCCGCCGTCGGACTCCGAGGCGGTGAGCAGCTCCCACGCGTAGGAGATCGCCCCCTCCTTGAAGTAGTCGCCGAACGACCAGTTGCCCAGCATCTGGAAGAACGTGCCGTGCCGGGCGGTGTGACCGACCTCTTCGATGTCGTTCGTGCGGATGCACTTCTGCACGTCGGCGGCGCGCCGGTAGGGCGCGGGCACGACCCCCGTCAGGTACGGGATGAACGGGACCATCCCTGCGACGGTGAACAGCAGCGACGGGTCGTCGGTGACGAGGGAGGCGGAGGGAACGATCGTGTGGTCGTTCTTCTCGAAGTAGTCGAGGTAGCGCTGGGCGATCTCAGCGGTCTTCATTCAGCGGGCCTTTCGGGAGGCGCAGTCATCCGGCCCGCTCGAGCGGGCAGGGAGGCAGGGGGATGGTCAGGAGGAGGCGGGGCGCGAGTCCTCGGCGCCGGCGGATGCGGACCCCTCGGTGGCGCCGTCGGCCGGCGTGGCGGCATCCACGGCGTCCTCGGCCGCCGGGGCCATGGCTTCCTTTGCGGTGTCGGTCGCGGAGGCCACGGCATCCTTGGCGGTCTCGTACGCCGTGGCGGCGGCGTCCTTCACCTCGGTCGCGGGACCGGCGAAGCGGGCTTCCTGCTCGCGGTAGGCGGCACCCAGGCGATCGGTGAACTCGGTGATGCGCGCATCCACCTGGGCGAGCACCTCGTGCCCGCGCGGGTCCTTGTTCATCAGATGAGCGGCGGCGAATCCGCCGGCGACACCGAGCACAAACCAGAGCACGTTCTTCACGATCGTCACTTCCTCGGATCGGGGCCGCACACGCGGCATCCCCTCATCGTAGACGGCAGACGCCGAAGGGCGCCGGGAGAACCCGACGCCCTTCGTGCACGATGAGCGTGGCTCAGCGCGCGGCGTAGTACTCGACGACGAGCTGCACGTCACACGTGACGGGCACCTCGGCGCGCTTGGGGCGACGCACGAGGCGGGCCTGCAGCTTGTCCAGCTCGACCTCGAGGTAGCCGGGGACGGGGGGCAGCACTTCGGCGTGCCCGCCGGCGGCGGCGACCTGGAAGGGCTCGAGGCCCTCGCTCTTGGCCTTGACGTGGATGAGCTGACCCGGCTTCACGCGGAACGACGGGCGGTCGACGGTCTGGCCGTCCACGAGGATGTGGCGGTGCACCACGAGCTGGCGCGCCTGCGCGGTGGTGCGGGCCAGGCCCGAACGCACGACGAGGGCGTCCAGACGCATCTCGAGCAGCTCGACCAGGTTCTCACCGGTCAGGCCGTCGGTGCGGCGGGCCTCGTTGAAGGCGATGCGCAGCTGCTTCTCGCGAATGCCGTACTGCTCGCGCAGACGCTGCTTCTCACGCAGACGGACGGCGTAGTCGCTGTCCTGCTTGCGCTTGGTGCGCCCGTGCTCGCCGGGAGCGTAGGGGCGCTTCTCGAGGTACTTGGCTGCCTTGGGCGTCAGCGCGATGCCGAGCGCACGGGACAGGCGGACCTTACGGCGGTCCTGAGACTTCGTTGCCACGAAGGATTCCTTCCGAAGACGTGGCCGCGCACTTCGCGGCTCACGGACGTATCAACCCCTTCCGCCCGTCCGGTTCGCACGCCGGGGCGCACCGTACGGTGGTTCAGGAAGAGGGGGATGCCCGAAAACTCGGTTTCGAGCCGATTCAGT
Coding sequences within:
- the ruvX gene encoding Holliday junction resolvase RuvX, encoding MTLIRRGIRLGVDVGKARVGVARSDPDALLAVPVETVPRSDATIRRLLELAAEYEALEFLVGLPTSLSGADTPSTTDARDFAAALAAASPTPVRLVDERLSTVTAHSALRSAGRSQRRSRNIVDQVAAVVLLQQALDVERSSGNPAGVALPPGQEPA
- the alaS gene encoding alanine--tRNA ligase, with the protein product MKTAEIAQRYLDYFEKNDHTIVPSASLVTDDPSLLFTVAGMVPFIPYLTGVVPAPYRRAADVQKCIRTNDIEEVGHTARHGTFFQMLGNWSFGDYFKEGAISYAWELLTASESDGGLGFAERDLWVTVYQDDDEAAELWQKIAGLPVERIQRLGREDNYWSTGQPGPAGPCSEIYFDRGPAYGREGGPAVDDNRFTEIWNLVFMQYAITNVRSKVDFDIIGDLPAKNIDTGMGLERVAFIKQGVDNMYETDQVRPVLDRAVELSGRRYGADHEDDVRFRVVADHVRSSLMLLSDGVTPANDGRGYILRRLMRRSVRAMRLLGVDAPTFPELFAASRDAMKSAYPVVETDWQRISQYAIAEEETFLRTLAAGSTILDLAVEDTKKAGGSTLSGPEAFLLHDTYGFPIDLTLEIAEEAGLSVDRAAFDSLMLEQRNRAKADAKSRKRAFADQSVYRDFRAQGETVFTGYTDLETESRVLGVLVDGVSVDRARTGQVAEVILAETALYAESGGQVADKGVIVGPGYEADVLDVQKPVPGLISHTVQITTGEVAVGEPATTVVDAANRRAARQAHSATHLVHAALRDTLGKSATQAGSLNRAGYLRFDFSWGQALSPETRSEIEEIANNAVRDNLEVTTRVLPLDQARELGAVALFGEKYGDTVRMVDIGGPWSRELCAGTHVSSSAEVGLINLVGESSVGASNRRVEALVGLDAFRDLAAERAIVSQLTSSLKTPRDQLPARIAELTASLKAAEKRIAQFEARALADRVPQLANTATTAGRVRVVAQSIGAASSADDVRSLALQVRDRMGDGPAVIALGATLGERATVVVATNEGARAVGAKAGALARVAAAALGGGGGGRDDVAQGGGTDAAALGAALDAVAAELAATGE
- a CDS encoding ATPase, which gives rise to MPRVRPRSEEVTIVKNVLWFVLGVAGGFAAAHLMNKDPRGHEVLAQVDARITEFTDRLGAAYREQEARFAGPATEVKDAAATAYETAKDAVASATDTAKEAMAPAAEDAVDAATPADGATEGSASAGAEDSRPASS
- the rpsD gene encoding 30S ribosomal protein S4, with product MATKSQDRRKVRLSRALGIALTPKAAKYLEKRPYAPGEHGRTKRKQDSDYAVRLREKQRLREQYGIREKQLRIAFNEARRTDGLTGENLVELLEMRLDALVVRSGLARTTAQARQLVVHRHILVDGQTVDRPSFRVKPGQLIHVKAKSEGLEPFQVAAAGGHAEVLPPVPGYLEVELDKLQARLVRRPKRAEVPVTCDVQLVVEYYAAR